In one Silene latifolia isolate original U9 population chromosome 10, ASM4854445v1, whole genome shotgun sequence genomic region, the following are encoded:
- the LOC141608337 gene encoding F-box protein CPR1-like: protein MGDKDSNSEKKQVIEQQSYLFDDLIIQEILTRLPIKSILRFKSVSKQWYSTLSSSDFANAHLLKSPLAYPSAPVDTLFIKSGKNYYLFSYNDDQISGNFEDNLVKLDVDRGFEKFDVELTGSCNGLVCLTPSSGKYFFLWNPATRKMHKYEPDVYVKRIDAETTIRHVICGFWYASSVDDYKFVRLLKRSFGTDDTNCIDHIFSLRENKWTRFDFDCGNDFLVTQNAMLTNERLYWPAFIPPTDSIILSFDLVVERFDVVKLERRDNLGVMGGCLSKCDSDSPSKDDKLMHIYESPWVIIKSIGFPKGLRLGMASQMIGFTRAGKFFVTGDFETRMLGVVHTGTKPMLYTTLLRFNEMIEIARYVPSLVSPFPIEEELSTA, encoded by the coding sequence ATGGGCGACAAAGACTCAAATTCTGAGAAGAAACAAGTCATTGAGCAACAAAGCTACCTCTTTGATGATCTCATAATTCAAGAAATACTTACAAGATTACCCATTAAATCAATTCTTCGATTTAAGTCGGTTTCGAAACAATGGTATTCTACTCTTTCTTCTTCCGATTTCGCTAATGCCCACCTTTTGAAATCCCCGTTGGCTTACCCTTCCGCTCCTGTTGACACCTTGTTTATCAAATCTGGTAAGAATTACTACCTTTTCTCTTACAATGATGATCAAATTTCTGGTAATTTTGAAGATAATTTGGTTAAGCTAGACGTAGACCGTGGCTTCGAGAAATTTGATGTTGAACTTACTGGATCCTGCAATGGGTTGGTTTGCTTAACCCCATCTTCCGGTAAATACTTCTTTCTATGGAACCCAGCCACTCGTAAAATGCACAAATATGAACCCGATGTCTATGTTAAGCGTATTGATGCTGAAACTACTATCCGTCACGTAATTTGTGGATTTTGGTATGCATCCTCTGTTGATGACTACAAATTTGTTCGACTTTTGAAACGGAGTTTTGGAACTGATGATACTAATTGTATTGATCATATCTTCTCTTTGAGGGAAAATAAGTGGACaagatttgattttgattgtGGTAATGATTTCCTTGTTACACAAAACGCAATGCTTACGAATGAAAGGTTATATTGGCCTGCTTTTATTCCCCCAACTGATTCTATAATTCTTAGTTTCGATTTGGTGGTTGAGAGGTTTGACGTAGTTAAGTTGGAGCGCAGGGATAATTTGGGAGTTATGGGAGGATGTTTGAGCAAGTGCGACTCTGATAGCCCAAGTAAAGATGACAAGTTAATGCACATATATGAATCTCCTTGGGTGATTATAAAATCGATTGGTTTTCCAAAGGGGTTGAGATTAGGCATGGCCTCTCAAATGATTGGGTTTACGAGGGCTGGCAAGTTTTTTGTGACAGGGGATTTTGAGACTAGAATGCTCGGGGTAGTTCACACAGGTACTAAACCTATGCTATACACAACACTTTTAAGGTTCAATGAGATGATTGAGATTGCGAGATATGTTCCAAGCCTAGTTTCACCGTTTCCAATTGAGGAGGAGCTCTCGACGGCATAG